TAACTGGTACAAGGTGAAATGCAGTAAGTGTGGGAGAGTCCATAGCTTCGAGATTCAAAGAGGGGTTTGAACTTTTCTCTGGAGTCAGATTTGGCCTATAGCCCTAAATCTGCAACTTGCTCTCAGTGTGACCTGTGTAAATGACTGAACCTATTCTGTAAGCCTGTCTTTCCATTGGTCAGACGGACTAGTAACAGTACTTACTTCATAGGGTAGTTGAAAGTAGTAAATAAgacaaagtagcctgacctgtggtggcacagtgggtaaagcatcaacctggaatgctgaggttgctggttcgataccctgggcttgcctggtcaaggcacatatggagagtctgtccctgtctatccctctctctgactcctgctccttccccgtccttctctcactctctctcttctctaaaatgtttaagtaaattttaaaaatatttttaaaaaaagacaaagtatacAAGGAGCTTGGCATCATATCAAGCACTCAATGAATGTgagctaaaaaaaacaaatttttaactaCCGATAAATGCTGATAAATCATTCAAGACCACGGTTCCTTACCGGAAAATTCACAAAGctgtggaaaaaaattttttttcataaaataaattagcTGCAAAATATAATCCAAAGTGAAGTTGACTATTTGGTAAGTTTAATATGAATATTCATGATGGCAcccaaattaatataaatattcatatactTTGCTGTAGAAGTACTGTATCAATATTTAGTTACTTGGTACTGCCCCAGGCCCTGCCACCAGTGTTACTCTCAATTCTGAAACATATCTGGCCCCAAGTCTTTCCGAATTAGATAGTGAGCTGGTATCTTGCTAGGGAGAAAAGGGAAGGCTCCTGTTTTTCTAAGTCCATAGTATTTTTCACTTTATGTATCTCAGGAAAGTCCTAAGGAATCCTTCTAGGATTTAAATTCACAGCCCCTTGCTTGATTCCTCAACGAAATATACTCGAGTTGTGGGAGGAAACAGTACTGAGCTTGGAGTCAGCAGACCTGATTTTTTTACCCTTCACAAAGTTTCTCTAGGTCTGTTTCATTATCCCTATGGCAACGCCTAgcaacagtgcctggcatttaCTGGActcttcataaatatatattgaataaacACTAAAACGAGGTAGTTTTTCACTCGCAGGTTCTGATTACTTCCTTCCTATTTTTTGGTCCTGTTGCGGGCCGGGGACAATGGCAGCCTGCCCTCTGTGAGTGAGGGCGCAAAGAGGAAAGATAAATCACAGCCTTTTGGACAGCAAGTGACCTAAGCGAGTTACCCCAATGTATTCAACAACTCCCTACAAAGAGGCTGGAGCGCCAATCCTACCCCATGAGTCTCTCCTTAAGAGGGGATATggttcttccctcctcccctttcaacatttgaaaacaaaatattcattGGAATTGGGCTGTCAACTGCACCGAGGAGTCCGGGTACACGACTCAAAACCTCCTCCCGCAAAGTGCGGTGCCAACACAGGCGCAGAACGCAGGTTCCTCTGGCTAGTTCCTCTCCCGCCCGCCCTGGAGGACCGTGGGTGGACGCTCTTGCAGAGCGCCTCTCGCTGGTAGGGGCAGGGTGGGCGGAGCCAGTACCGCCAGGCTGTGGCTACGGAGGGTGGGGACACTCTGGCCCGGCTCTCGGTGGTGCGGGAGCGGGTGGGCGCAGCGGCCGCTCTGGTCGGCGGACGTGCTGCCGAGCAGTCCCGGAAGCGAAGCAGCGATGGCGGAGAGTCCGACTGAAGAGGCGGCGACAGCTACTGCGGGCGCCGGGGCAGCAGGCCCCGGAGCGAGCGGCGTTGCTGGTGTTGTTGGCGTtagcggcagcggcagcggcggcgggtTCGGGCCGCCTTTCCTGCCGGATGtgtgggcggcggcggcggcagcgggcgGGGCCGGGGGACCCGGGAGCGGCCTGGCTCCGCTGCCCGGGCTCCCTCCCTCGGCCGCTGCCCACGGGGCCGCGCTGCTTAGCCACTGGGACCCCACACTCAGCTCTGACTGGGACGGAGAGCGAACCGCGCCGCAGTGCCTACTCCGGATCAAGCGGTGAGCCGGGTTTTTCCTCCCCCAGCCCCGAGCTCTGGGGCTCGACCTTCCCTGCCCCCATCCCTTCCCACCACGGCCCCCACAACCGCTTCGTCTCCGCGCTCCGCTTGCGGCCACCCAGCTGCCAGGCCCACTTGTGACCAGCACGGAGAGTCGGGACAAGCCCCCACttaccccgcccccagccccacacTCACCAAACCCCTCCTCGAGTGCCCAGGTCCGACCCCGCCCCTCGACAGCCTCCCGTGAGCGCTCAGTCTCCATTCCGGACACCCTCCCCCATACCTCTCGCCCGAAACCCGACCCTTCCGCGCTTCAGTGACACCCCCTCCCGCCCACCGCTccgcccctctcccctcttcccaccctAGCCCTGGTGGATGCTGCTTGGAGTCCCCACCCATCAGGGTCCCTCTCTTCTTGGGCCCCGTTTGTAACACTCACGCAAGCTTGCTTTCCGGCTTCAGACTCTAGACCAgcctctctttttatttcccGTTTCTTCAAACCTCCTCCATATAGTCCCTTCGGAAGTCTAGATCACTTCCCTCATACACCCACAATCTTCCCTTCAAGCACGTTTCCAGAACCCCAAAGCTGTCCACTGACACACCTGTTCCAGGAACTCAGGCTTCCTCCCCCAGGTCTCACTCTGGCTTGTAATGCCCCACTCGATATTTCTTCCTGTATTTCTAACTTGGGATCATATGGTTTACTTTTCTAAAGTAGATATACCCAATGCAAATATAGGAACAATGTCCTGAGTTCTTTCTGAGCTTGTTTCTTGGGTGTCTGATATTAGATCGTATCATTTAATAGataatattttgcaaatattcttAGCACAGTACCTATCGCATAGGAGAATAGTAATGCTTTTTAGCTGCTATTAAACTTGTTTCCTGATGGCCAGACTCGTTCTCCACATGCTGCTCCCAGCACACTCCTCATCTAGGTATTCTTTCCCCCCACTTTCCAAATCCCTTCAGGTGTATCTCTGCCTGCCTTTAAAGAttgtaatgaaaattaaaaagcatattgTGTGTATAAAGTACCTGGCCCAGTGCTTGACTTTAGCCTTTTCCCACCTAGAATGCCCTTTTTTAGACCCTTGCTCACAACGAATCCATTCTAGTTTGTGAggtatgacctagcaatcctcTCACTTCTGTAGTAGCCACTACATGTCATCTTCCAGATGTGAAGTTCTCAGCGATTTCAGAAGGTCCCCTTCCCGACCTTCAGAGATTTCTGCCCTATTAGTAGTCTCCTGGGTAAGAAGATCATTGCTCCCTGCAATTCTTGTAATTCCCTTGGCAACAAAGGTCCACGGTGGTTTATGGAATTCTTTTTTCAGTGGGGTTGATGGTTCCTCTCTAGTTACTGAAACAATCTTCCTTTAACGTTCAGCTGTAGTACCTGGGGATCCCCAGGCTGGGGAGTGAATGAACTGCCATGTGGGAGGAAGTGAGCGTAAAGGGGATGTGGCTATCCCAGGGTGACATCTGATGCCATTGGGAcctctgatttttctttctcctctccttcccctccccctgaggAAACAATGCCCCTTTTATAATAATTTGCTTTCTGCCTGCCTGACAGTACTCAGCTGAGATTTCTCAGCCAGCAAGACAGTACAAACATTTGTGGTACCAAGCACCACTTTCTCGAACCCTGGCCTCAATGAGGTGATAACAGCTGTCCTGTTCAAGGGAttccccttttttctcctctccctcactccctcccccgcTCCTCTTGGTGTTATACAGGGATATCATGTCCATTTATAAGGAGCCTCCTCCAGGAATGTTCGTTGTACCTGATACTGTTGACATGACTAAGGTACGTAACTTGCTGGGGTTCGGGATTTGTTGGGAAATTGGGCCCATAACGTTGGAAGAGCCTAAAAGAGATTGTCCAGCTCCCATCTCGGATGGTTACATAGAGAAGAAATCAAGCCCCCAAGAGAGTAAGTGGCTGGCCCAGAGTTACACAGTTAGGTGGAGCAAAGACTTGAACAGGTGTCTTATTAGAGTGCCAGTAGGTCCTGGTTGGCTTGGAAAATTCCAGTTTACACCAATTGTTCCAGCTTAACTATTAATAGGGCACTCTTTCATTCTTAAAAGTGCTCCagtttggatgataaattatgTGGTCACCCTGTCCATTGTACTACCCAACTCTTCCCCCATCCTGCCACTCTTGACCTTTAAGTAAGCTGCTATAAATCAGGTGGAGAGAAAGCTGGGGGTAGGGCATGCTTGAGTGAACAGTGTTTGTAGTTAAAGGGTATTGTTTAGGTTCCTAAACTGATGTTGGGGAGGAAAATCAGGTTTCCTAAATCTAGTGTTGACATGAAAACTTATAGTGTCAAATTTCTTAACTGTAGAAATTCAGATTTTGTATTGTTGGTATCTATTTTGTTATGAATAGGTTTCGCTTtcaattgatttttctttttctttttatgtggttGGAAATGTTTTTCCTGTGACATTTTGTCCACAGTCAAGTATCTGTTAATATGCTAGTCCCTGGGTTCCTCGGATCAATGCCATGTTGGTACCAGTTAAGCTTGCTATTCCAATGACTTGAGGGCTAAAAGAAAGTCTGGATGTCACTAGGGCATGGTAGGGACTATACACTGACGCATTGGATTGCAGGTCCTCTTTTCGCTTGCTGTTCAAATTCTGAGCAGACTTACGTGCCTAGGAGCCTTTGTAGAGGAAGACTCATAGCTGAGTTCAGGTTAGGGAAATCTCATTCAATATCATGGCTTTAGGAAGAGAGTTGAGTGTTATTTTAAGtgccattgcatttttttttctttttttttttttctttttcttttttttgagttaACCTACAGTGTTGAGGAAAGTTCTAGGGATGGTCTAATGGCTCCAGTGGACCATgtgttttccccatttttctttgTGCCTTTGACATAGCTGGATGCTGCTTGAGTCACATCCTACACAGTAGGTTTGATCCTCTGCAGAGGAAGCAGACAGCGTCGGCCTCCATCACAGCTGTTACTGCCCTGCCATCTGTACCGTTACTGGCCCTGGTGCTGTGGCTTCCCGTCCTTGTCCTCTTTCCCATTCGTCTTACCCCCTCTTTGTGCCACATAAATGGAGGGTGGAGTTGCATCACATGTGTGTTAAAGCTAGGCAAACCCAAACATACATACTCAGAAAAAAGACAGTTCTCATAATTAAACATGCTAGGATAATACTTTATAGATTTGTGTTATATTTTGCCCGTCGATGTTCTACCCATTTGTTATACATACTGATCAGAGAAGTTTGGGCAAAAATCATGCTTTAAGGGAGTTTTAAGAATACTTAAGGATGATTTTGACTAGATTGAATTTTCACCTTGGGCTCTACCTTTAGAATGTAACCATTGACTATAATAGGATTTCTTAAAATTCCAGAAATACTAGTATGAGTGAGTATAGGCTGTTCATTCTGCTGCACAGATAGATATAGGATATGGAATACAGATACTAGATGAAGGTCCTGCTTCTGGCGTGGGTAGCAAGTGGAAGCCAGGAGGGGTTGGGATGGGACATCACCTCACAATTTTGAGATGGGGTTTTATTTTGCAGATTCATGCATTGATCACAGGCCCATTTGACACTCCTTATGAAGGGGGTTTCTTCCTGTTCGTGTTTCGGTGTCCGCCCGACTATCCCATCCACCCACCTCGGGTCAAACTGATGACAACGGGCAATAACACAGTGAGGTTTAACCCCAACTTCTACCGCAATGGGAAAGTCTGCTTGAGTATTCTAGGGTAAGAGGAGACTTCTAAGTGGCCAAGTTGGTTGTTAGCAAATAATTACTCTAGGCCAGCCTTTATCAACCGGGGTTTCTCATCTGAACTAGAGCACGGAAGATAACTGGAGTGTATATTTCCTTGATTCTCCCCAGGATGGTTCATGACTAGTCCCATTCCAGGTATAGAAGAGAAGTGAATCCCTTACATGCAGTGGATGCCTTAGTGAAACGGTTCTCCCTGAGCAGGTAGCACCTAGGAACTTGTAACCATGCCAGTTCTGGGGCCCTACCCTAGACTTCCTGTATCAGAAGCTCTAGGACCGTGGTCTAACAATCTATGTCATAAAAGCCCTTCAGATCATTCTGGCGTGCCctccagtttgagaaccactcccTTAGGGCATCAGGGCTTAATTCTTTTCCGATCAGGTTGAGAAAGGCTGCAGATCTGTGCCATTCAAGATTGTGGGTGTCTTATTTCTGAAGTCAGTGAGTGGCTTTGGAGGTGgcggtggtgatgatgatgatgatgattatgataTTTTAACAACTGAATGGAAAATGTCTGAGGTTGAAAATCACATCACATACAAAGCACAGAAGTTTTTAAGTACATTTTGTTTCTGTGTGCTCCCGAGATTTTCCTTCATATAGTTCTCATCCATTCCTTTTCATTGCCTCAGGGGGTTAACATTTCagaatgaaatgtcttgtagtatagcttggaTTGGTCTTTTTAGTGTGGTCTGAATTGCCCTGGGCAGAGAGCAAGTGTAGGTTACACGTGAGAAAGTTGCCCAAACTgatgattgttttctttcttcctgtgcaACAGTTTCTGGGTTTGTGTCAGGATAAGACAGCTGACACAGActgaaacatcattttttttttaatctctgaccTAGGGATATGTTCTGTGATTGTGGCAGTGAGGAAGTTTGTCCTTCATCTCACTAGGGTGTATAAATTGTTTGTGCTGGTAGGATGGTGGTCTGTGTAACCCACAGTGGTAAGGAAATTTAGTTGTCTTCTGTATGAGGTTTGTTTGGGAAAGTGTTTTGCATTAGGTTCTCCTTCATTAGGCCAATATAAAACTGTCTTGATCAAACACACCAGCGCACAGTAGAAATAGGGGAAGTCAGATGGTAGGGTAAAGTGGCAGAAGTAGGTTGGGTGGAAAAGGAGAAGCTACCCTGAAATTCAAAATTTGCCACAAATAATCAGAGTGGAAAACTCCCATGCATTTTTTGGTGACTATATTCACGTTATCAGCCTCATTTCTTTCCACTcaacctagaaaaaaatattgggctgACTTTCCGACAAAAGAAATTTAGTGGAAGTTTACCTACCATGTTGACTTGAATTCACAAATATCTGAAGCCTTAGTCCAAAGTTGACCATTTGAGGGGAAGCAAAGCTGAGAACAGGTTGAGAGGCACCCAAGAGCAAGAGCTGATGAAGTCACTGATCTGCATCGCTTACTGGGGCTTTCTCAAGTCCAGGGGGAAGGGAGTTGGCGGTTAACCTGAAGAAGCAGTCCTGGCTCAGGCTGTGTTCCGCTTCCAGTTCGGTGCCATCTCGTCATCTAAAAGGAAATGTCATTAATGTCCAGCTTGCCCGCTTCCTCTGAATACTCGATCAGATTTATGAAAGAGACGAGCAGTTTTGGTGTTTCTCTCTTAGTCAAGTTGTTTTTCATGTTTCCAGACCCTCCacaatctagaacaggggtctcaaactcgcggcccgccgaacaattttgtgcggcccgcagactaatccacgggcttacttaattttatccaaaatattttgaacttcgtggattagtctgcaggccgcacaaagccgagagtttgagacccctgatctagaagtaCCTTCATGTCTTGAGGCAGAGTTTTGTAGTCTTCAGAGAATTTGACACTCCTTGGGGGCTTGATGAAGGACTAAATCCCTGATCATCAGCCCCACCACATGGCCTCTAACCAGATGGCTTCAGTCTCTGTGCCTCTATGCTCAGCTTCTCTCTCCGCACTAATTCCATCACatccataaaataaataagctcTTTGAGATCACAGAGGGTAACATTTTGACTCCCTTTGGATCTGTTTTCTTaccttatattttttcattctgatGAATAGAACCTTCCCTGGCTATTGTACTATTTCTTTTCTAGCCCAAAGAAAATCTCTTTAAAGTTACCTTGCTtgctttactcttttcttttgccCCACTTGATAAGAGGATTAGGCATTTAACTCATTTCTGGTGAATGAGGGTGAGACAGAGGCTGGGAAATTCCAGAGTGTTAATAGTGAAAAAGAAACGTTGAGTCACTTAACGCTGTGCTTGCTAGGCGTCAGCGTCCTTAGACGCTGGTCTTTCTGTGGCAGCCTTTCccgtctctctctgcctcatccCTCTTCCATTCCCTCTGATGTGTTTTGCAGTACGTGGACTGGCCCTGCCTGGAGCCCAGCCCAGAGCATCTCTTCTGTGCTTATCTCCATCCAGTCCCTGATGACTGAGAACCCCTATCACAATGAGCCTGGCTTTGAGCAGGTAAGGCTGGGTGGGCCCAGCTCTGGGTTGTGGATTATTGGGTTTTAAGAGATCTGAGAAGTCTGcttgagggtttttgttttgttttaaacttggCTTAATCCCATGTATTAAACTTGTCACTATGAGAAAAAAGAGCTGGCGTGTATGCTCCTCATTAATGAATTTTTTCCCTTGTAAATTACAGTAACACTGTCTAGTTATTTCCATTTGACTTGAATTAATTTACCATGTAGAAGTCAGAGGAGTCATTTGGAAATTGATTCTGAGGCTGCTTTGGGGGCTCTTGTATCCAGAGTTCTTTATGCCTCCATTCTCCAGTGTCCCTTTGAGGTGATCTCTAGTGACTACTGCCCAGCCAGACATTCTTTTGTAGTGACTCAATACAAGTTGACTGTTGAGCAATGTGCATTTGAAAATTTGCATGTAATTTTGACCatagtgagttcttttttttttcatagtgggTTCTTTGCATTTACCAGTTCAATCAACTATgaatgaaaacaatatttttgatCCATGGTTGGGAATGCAAAGATACTGgggttttttagtgagagagaaaggaagggagagagatgagaagcattaactcatagtcggtaccttagttgttcattgattgctttctcatatgtgccttgatggaggggtgctccagtcgagccagtggccccttgctcaagccagcaaccttggggtcatgtttgtggtcccgtgctcaagccagtgactttgagttttcaaacctgggtcttcagtgccccaggcctgcgctctatccactctgccaccacctagtcaggcagcaGAGATATTGTTTTTGATCTGTTGTTGATTGAATCCACAGCTGCAAAACCTGAAGATGAAAAGGGCCAACTGGTTTACTGAAAATAAGTCCATGGAGAAGTAGACCCCATACAGTTCAACCCTGTTCTGTCCAAGGTCAACTGTACCATTCATTAGCTAGGGTAAGAATATTTAGTCAGCGTCACCAAGGAGAAAGTAGaagaaattcatatttttctaGAATATGTTATATGACAGACACTGCCAAGTTTTTATGtataatatctcatttaatcttcataccTGCTCTGTGATGTAAGTATTGTTACCCTCATTTTCAAGTAAGGTAATAGTGGCTTAGTGGGGCTAATGAACTTTCTCAAGGACACACCAGATCAGGAGGTCAGGATAGGACCCAGGATTTGCCCTGGAGCCCAGAGTTTCTCCATTGTGCCAAAGTACCGGCCAGGATTAATCATGAAGTAGGAAAATAGTTCCAGTGATATTCTACCAAAATGATAACTCAGTCTAGCCAATTAAAACAgctttaaatttgaaattatttgagATAACACTAACATTGATGATTCTTCTATAGACCAGAACAAAGGGAAAGATGAACCAAAATTATTCCCTAAGTCAGTAGTTTTCAACCACTGATCtatggaccagcacaaaatttctggcagaccagcattggcccatggactggtagtTAAAAAATACTGCCCTAagcctgcggaggacccgggttcgattcccggccagggcacacaggagaagcacccatttgcttctccacccctccaccgcactttcctctctgtctctctcttcccctcccgcagccgaggctccattggagcaaagatggcccgggcgctggggatggctccttggcctctgccccaggcgctagagtggctctggtcgcaatatggcgacgcccaggatgggcagagcatcgccccctggtgggcagagcgtcgcccctggtgggcgtaccgggtggatcccggtcgggcgcatgcgggagtctgtctgactgtctctccctgtttccagcttcagaaaaatgaaaaaaaaaaaaaaaaaaaaatactgccctACACTGAGGTACAtcaccctcaggcactaaaaatagctcagtacttgaatATCAGTCCCAGGcaaggttgctggtggatcctgacTGGGTGCATGTGGCAGTATCCCCAtccctctcacttgaaaaaaaagaaaaggaaaggaaaatgctGCCCTAAACTATCCTGTATTTGATTAAAGGAGTTGGTAGAAATGAAAATAGACCTCATTGGCTAACCAGGAAGCTGATTTTTACATCTTGTTTGGAAATTCAAAAGCTGTgacttatatttttaatactttcaaaTGTTCTTGTTTCATAGCACCGTCTTGCCTGGTAGTTTTTTTCAGTTCTCTAGGCAGAAAGAAATGCCAGACTGTTCTGTTCGTTAAACAGTTAGGTCCAAAtaacttatttcctttttaaatggctatgatggtctgacctgtggtaggtagcacagtggataaagcattgacctggaatgctgcggtcgccagtttgaaactttgatcttgcctggtcaaggcacatatgggagttgatgattgatgctcctccttgcttctctctctcttcccccccccctttctttctccttccctctccccttccccctctctctctccctcactctctttcccttccttcctccttccctccctctctctctctcctccctctctaaaatgaataaattttaaaaaattaaatagctatAATGACGTAATTATATGATGTATACACCTGTTGGGTACCATACAACTTTTAAAGTCTTGGAACCAGATAGAATCCACCACCCTCATTTCAGTTCCCCACTGTTTTCATATCTACCTGCTGTTTTATCACTCTAGTGACTGAAAATCCAGCCTCTCAAAGATAATATGTCATTGAAAGGAATATAGTGCTGTTAAAACTGAATTACCTACCTCAAGCTAGTAGTTTGCATGCTGTTTGACTGGTGTTGAAGACTggttttcctcaaaaatttacaAGGTCTCACAGCGCCCCCTTGCTTTTGTTGCCATGCATTTCAGGAACAGTAATAGTAGGCTGAAGGTGTATATCTCTTTCCTATTCATGTTTTTATCAGAGGCCAAGACTCCTAATTGACCAGAGTTAGTTGGTAGGAGGAGCTTTGGAGAGCAAAAGAAGAGTTAGGGTAGGGGAGGCGGGACTCCCTTCTGTTCACACCCAACACATTCATCTCAGCTTTCAAGATCAAAAGTTGGAGTTTTCTTCTGAAAATTTCAAGTGCTCCTTCTGATAGATTCAAAATAGTTGAATCAGTGATGGTAGAATCCTATAGCTGTGTAAAGAAGTTAAGCAGGAAGCATCCTGATATATATGGGCTTTCTAGACTCAGACTCCTAACATTATTTATGTATAATTGGTTATTTCCTACTTAATCCTTCCCGTGAAAATTTCAGGCTTCGGAAAATTTGATGGATCTAGTTTGCTGTTTCTAAGTCAAATGACCCAACAGAGGATGGGTATTAGGTATGCCTGGAGGGAGGTAAACTGTCTCAGAACTGAAGACCTAGTTGCTTTTTAGTGGGTCTGCCATACAATGGGAAAAGTGTCCTCTTAGTTCATTTGTTTGGGTCACATGCCCCATACTAATCCTGAAGTCTCTTCATATTGGCTTTTCTCTTTGCCTGAACTTTGTACTTCGATGCTATGGTGTCTGTCGCATTACAGGAGAGACATCCAGGAGACagcaaaaattataatgaatGTATTCGGCATGAGACCATCAGAGTGGCGGTCTGTGACATGATGGAAGGAAAGTGTCCCTGCCCTGAACCCTTACGGTATGTGTCCAGAGAACCCACTGGGTAATTGTATTCCTTTTGGAGATTGAGCTGGTTCAAACCTTTGAGAACTTCTGGGGCAAAGTCCAGTGTTGGGcaccagagggagacagagaagaagcaaGTGATTTAAAAGCATGTGCTTTTCACACTTTTAAAGAGAACATGGCTgcccctggctgggtaggtcagttgcttagagcatcatccaaatacacccaagttgtgggtttgaaacctcatcagggcacatacaagaatcaaccagtgaatttacaagtgaagcaacaaatcagtatttctttctctctacctctctacctctctgcctccacctcctaccctccctcccttccttctgtctaaaatcaacaagtaaaaagCAAGTGGCTAAGGGTTCCCCAAGAGGAAATTCAGAGAGCGCGTCTGTGTTCTTGGAGAGTGTCCGGCCTCACAGGAAAGATGTAGTCCGTGCCCTCAGGGCGCCCCAGTCCTCAAGGATGTGGACATGTCAGAACTACAGCTGTTCTACAGCCAGATGAGGTGTAACACACTCTTTTTTCCGGGatagtttggttttttgtttagattttatttattgattttaaagcaaggggagagagagaggcagggtggaggagtgggaagcatcaacttgtagttgcttttcgtgtgcgccttgaccaggcaaggccgggGTTTCcagctgtgacctcagcattccaggtcaactctatccagtgtgccaccacaggccaggcacaaacccattttttaaatttagaaaattaaacttaacagggtgacattgatcaataagagtacataggtttcaggtaaatgtttctattgcatttgaactattgattatattgtatacccatcacccaaagtcaaatcattttctgtcactatatatttgtccctctactccctcctaccccctcccccaaagccccttgcccctggtaaccacttcacttttatcttatgtccatgagtctcagttttgtatctcaTCTTTGTGtaaaatcatgcagttcttagcttttctggttaatttatttcattcagtataatgttctccaggtccatctatgttgttgtaaatggcaatatgtcgtcatttcttatggctgagtactattctattgtatatgtgtaccacatcttttttatccagtactctatcgaaggacactttggttgtttacatgtcttagccactgtgaataatgatgTGACAAACCCATTTTTTAGTGTTCAAGTTTATTTCTAAG
The DNA window shown above is from Saccopteryx bilineata isolate mSacBil1 chromosome 2, mSacBil1_pri_phased_curated, whole genome shotgun sequence and carries:
- the UBE2Z gene encoding ubiquitin-conjugating enzyme E2 Z; amino-acid sequence: MAESPTEEAATATAGAGAAGPGASGVAGVVGVSGSGSGGGFGPPFLPDVWAAAAAAGGAGGPGSGLAPLPGLPPSAAAHGAALLSHWDPTLSSDWDGERTAPQCLLRIKRDIMSIYKEPPPGMFVVPDTVDMTKIHALITGPFDTPYEGGFFLFVFRCPPDYPIHPPRVKLMTTGNNTVRFNPNFYRNGKVCLSILGTWTGPAWSPAQSISSVLISIQSLMTENPYHNEPGFEQERHPGDSKNYNECIRHETIRVAVCDMMEGKCPCPEPLRGVMEKSFLEYYDFYEVACKDRLHLQGQTMQDPFGEKRGHFDYQSLLMRLGLIRQKVLERLHNENAEMDSDSSSSGTETDLHGSLRV